From a region of the Helianthus annuus cultivar XRQ/B chromosome 5, HanXRQr2.0-SUNRISE, whole genome shotgun sequence genome:
- the LOC110939824 gene encoding remorin 4.2 has translation MSNYQGVAREDPNVNDNETLMRDIHALTPSSILPPPVHHPLQSYLSMATSDHASRDDFSVTSFNNSTLVVAGSVVETVGVENDDRVIIGGGYDRVDGVLHPSLSSSNVREVGVPVTSVKKEEVESKISAWKNAKIAEITNRFKCEDAIIKGWESEQVQKATLKMKQAERKLEEKKARAMEKMENEIAKAHRKAEERRASAESIRGTKTARVLEVANLMKVVGRAPVKSFF, from the exons ATGTCTAATTATCAAGGGGTTGCTAGGGAAGATCCAAATGTTAATGATAATGAAACTCTTATGAGAGACATACACGCCTTAACCCCGTCATCCATCCTTCCTCCACCGGTTCACCATCCATTACAATCATACTTATCCATGGCTACAAGTGATCATGCGTCTCGTGATGATTTTTCAGTTACGAGTTTCAATAATAGTACTTTGGTGGTGGCGGGATCAGTGGTAGAGACTGTTGGAGTCGAAAATGATGACCGTGTGATCATTGGAGGAGGATATGATCGAGTTGATGGTGTGTTGCATCCTTCTTTGTCTAGTAGCAATGTGAGGGAGGTGGGGGTGCCAGTGACAAGTGTGAAGAAAGAGGAGGTTGAATCGAAGATAAGTGCATGGAAGAACGCTAAGATCGCAGAGATTACAAATAGATTCAAGTGTGAAGATGCGATCATTAAAGGGTGGGAGAGCGAGCAAGTTCAGAAGGCGACTTTAAAGATGAAGCAAGCCGAA AGGAAACTAGAGGAGAAGAAAGCGAGAGCGATGGAAAAGATGGAAAACGAGATAGCTAAAGCGCACCGCAAAGCCGAGGAAAGGAGAGCATCGGCTGAGTCAATTAGGGGAACCAAGACGGCTAGGGTTCTTGAAGTGGCTAACTTGATGAAAGTTGTTggaagagctcctgttaagagcTTCTTTTAG